One region of Vigna unguiculata cultivar IT97K-499-35 unplaced genomic scaffold, ASM411807v1 contig_543, whole genome shotgun sequence genomic DNA includes:
- the LOC114172406 gene encoding uncharacterized protein LOC114172406 yields the protein MRAPKRNQPSLFQKALLGRRCLFTSLGQCSKHESVTPPSPMLSHRQRLGKRGRATCRETCTCGSGRGPRYTVLICVGPRNSSEIVMAQKQIWSGIPLFPVLVMFFISRLAETNRAPFDLPEAEAESVAGYNVEYARDAILNSPLLAEANVPGSRGLILTETRGGSLPT from the coding sequence ATGCGGGCGCCGAAAAGGAACCAGCCCAGCCTCTTCCAGAAAGCTTTGCTTGGTAGGCGCTGCCTATTCACTTCACTCGGACAATGCTCTAAACACGAAAGTGTGACGCCCCCTTCTCCCATGCTGAGTCACAGGCAGCGCCTCGGAAAGCGCGGACGAGCCACATGCAGGGAAACTTGCACGTGTGGTTCTGGCCGGGGACCCCGGTATACTGTACTAATATGTGTAGGTCCCCGTAATTCGAGTGAGATTGTCATGGCGCAAAAGCAGATATGGTCCGGTATTCCCTTGTTCCCTGTATTGGTTATGTTCTTCATTTCTCGTCTAGCAGAAACTAATCGAGCTCCGTTTGATCTCCCAGAAGCGGAAGCTGAATCAGTTGCAGGCTATAATGTAGAATATGcgcgggatgcgatccttaatAGTCCACTGTTGGCGGAAGCCAATGTCCCGGGGTCCCGGGGACTCATTCTGACTGAAACAAGGGGTGGGTCTTTACCAACTTAA
- the LOC114172407 gene encoding uncharacterized protein LOC114172407 yields the protein MIISILGIRGILLNRRNIPIMSMPIESMLLAVNSNFLVFSVSSDDMMGQSFASLVSTVAAAESAIGLAIFVITFRVRGTIAVEFINSIQGSGPFSLGELSSTNMPRKMLFAAIPSICALSSKKISIYNEEMIVARCFIGFIIFSRKSLGNTFKVTLDGRIQAIQEESQQFPNPNEVVPPESNEQQRLLRISLRICGTVVESLPMARCAPKCEKTVQALLCRNLNVKSATLPNATSSRRIRLQDDLGTKFHLLVRRRFCPQCISKAEKIELIRESLVVLRMVRVGGSIKNK from the exons atGATCATCTCTATTTTAGGTATTCGGGGAATCCTCCTTAATAGACGAAATATTCCTATTATGTCAATGCCAATTGAATCAATGTTATTAGCTGTGAATTCGAACTTTTTGGTATTTTCCGTTTCTTCGGATGATATGATGGGTCAATCATTTGCTTCATTGGTTTCAACGGTGGCAGCTGCGGAATCCGCTATTGGGTTAGCCATTTTCGTTATAACTTTCCGAGTCCGAGGGACTATTGCTGTAGAATTTATTAATAGCATTCAAG GGTCAGGGCCTTTCTCGCTGGGCGA ATTGAGTTCCACGAATATGCCTAGAAAGATGCTATTTGCTGCTATTCCATCTATTTGTGCATTAAGTTCGAAGAAGATCTCAATCTATAATGAAGAAATGATAGTAGCTCGTTGTTTTATAGGCTTCATCATATTCAGTCGGAAGAGTTTAGGTAATACTTTCAAAGTTACTCTCGACGGGAGAATCCAGGCTATTCAGGAAGAATCGCAGCAATTCCCCAATCCTAACGAAGTAGTTCCTCCGGAATCTAATGAACAACAACGATTACTTAGGATCAGTTTGCGAATTTGTGGCACCGTAGTAGAATCATTACCAATGGCACGCTGTGCGCCTAAGTGCGAAAAGACAGTGCAAGCTTTGTTATGCCGAAACCTAAATGTTAAGTCAGCAACACTTCCAAATGCCACTTCTTCCCGTCGCATCCGTCTTCAGGACGATCTAGGCACAAAGTTTCACTTATTAGTTAGGAGGAGATTTTGCCCCCAGTGTATCTCGAAAGCAGAAAAAATAGAACTCATTCGAGAGAGCTTGGTGGTCTTAAGAATGGTTCGGGTGGGGGGTTCTATTAAGAATAAATAA
- the LOC114172408 gene encoding uncharacterized protein LOC114172408 produces the protein MARKGNPISVRLDLNRSSDSSRFSEGDRESHRKGQSFPSFRLDLFEPNDSGLKLSLSRAASLLDRRGEASQSMGQRIKRFDFVSRDSPQQERSGYSHGGVTIDSIYYYGKLVYQDVNLRSYFGSIRPPARLTFGFRLGRCILIHFPKRTFIHFFLPRRPRRLKRRKKSRPGKEKGRRWAFGKVGPIGCLHSSDNTEEERNEVRGRRAGKRVESIRLDDREKQNEIRIWPKKKQRYGYHDRSPSIKKNLSKSLRVSGAFKHPKYAGVVNDIAFLIENDDSFRKRKFFKLFLPNKSRSDGPTSHLFKRTLPAVRPSLNYSVMQYLLNRKNQMHFDPVVVLNHFVAPGVAEPSTMGGAKQGRGLDKRIRSRIAFFVESSTSEKKCLAEAKKRLTHFIRLANDLRFAGTTKTTISLFPFFGATFFFPRDRVGFYKNLSFEDAREPLLGKLRIKCWNLMGKDKVMELIEKLIDLGRIGEWIKGIEMMIEIILRNRRIPYGYNSYLNEVKKMRSLLSNRTNTNTLIESVKIKSVYQSASPIAQDISFQLRKKTRSFRSIFSRIVKDIPLVMKKGVEGIRICCSGRSEGAEIARTECGKYGKTSHNVFNQKIDYASAEVSTRYGISGRCSRGCKPDGTKLGFGRYGTQSCRAGRLSYRAIEAARRAIIGHFHRAMSGQSRKNGKIWVRVFADIPITGKPTEVRMGRGKGNPTGWIARVSTGQVLFEMDGVSLSNARQAATLAAHKPCSSTKFVQWS, from the exons ATGGCACGAAAAGGAAATCCGATTTCGGTAAGACTCGATCTGAATCGTAGTTCAGATTCAAGTCGGTTCAGTGAGGGCGACCGCGAAAGTCACCGAAAGGGTCAGTCTTTTCCTTCA TTTAGGCTTGACTTATTCGAACCGAACGATAGCGGCTTAAAGCTAAGCCTATCACGAGCAGCGTCGCTGCTTGATCGGCGGGGAGAAGCATCTCAAAGTATGGGGCAAAGGATCAAGCGCTTTGACTTTGTCTCCCGGGATTCACCACAG CAAGAAAGAAGCGGCTATTCCCACGGCGGAGTCACCATTGactctatttattattatggtaAATTAGTGTATCAAGATGTCAATCTGAGATCTTATTTCGGTTCGATACGTCCACCTGCGAGACTAACCTTTGGCTTTCGTCTCGGTAGGTGTATTCTTATACATTTTCCCAAAAGAACATTCATTCATTTCTTTCTTCCCCGTCGACCACGACGACTGAAACGACGCAAAAAATCCAGACCCGGAAAGGAGAAGGGCCGGCGGTGGGCATTTGGGAAAGTCGGGCCGATCGGGTGTCTTCATTCCAGCGACAATACAGAAGAAGAACGAAACGAAGTGAGAGGCCGGAGGGCAGGGAAAAGAGTCGAGTCGATCAGGCTCGACGACCGGGAGAAGCAAAACGAAATTCGGATTTGGCCGAAAAAGAAGCAACGCTATGGATACCATGACCGATCACCATCGATAAAGAAGAATCTTTCTAAATCACTTCGGGTCAGCGGGGCCTTCAAGCATCCGAAATACGCCGGGGTTGTCAATGACATAGCGTTCCTGATAGAAAATGACGACTCCTTCAGAAAAAGGAAGTTCTTTAAGTTATTTTTACCCAATAAGTCCCGCTCCGACGGCCCGACGAGTCATCTATTTAAAAGGACCCTCCCTGCAGTGCGCCCCTCCTTGAATTATTCGGTAATGCAATACTTATTGAATAGAAAGAACCAAATGCATTTCGACCCCGTCGTAGTTCTCAATCATTTCGTGGCACCGGGCGTGGCTGAACCATCAACGATGGGGGGAGCGAAACAGGGAAGAGGCTTAGATAAGAGAATACGTTCTCGCATCGCTTTTTTTGTAGAAAGCTCGACCAGCGAGAAAAAGTGTTTGGCCGAAGCCAAAAAGAGGTTGACCCACTTCATTCGCTTGGCGAATGATCTTCGCTTCGCGGgaacaacaaaaacaaccaTCTCGCTCTTTCCTTTCTTCGGTGCTACCTTTTTCTTTCCAAGGGATAGAGTGGGTTTTTATAAGAACCTTTCTTTTGAGGATGCCCGGGAACCACTCCTAGGTAAATTAAGGATCAAATGTTGGAACCTCATGGGTAAGGATAAGGTAATGGaattgatagagaaattaatagACCTAGGTAGGATAGGAGAATGGATAAAGGGAATAGAGATGATGATAGAGATCATACTGAGAAACAGAAGAATTCCGTACGGGTACAACTCTTATTTGAACGAAGTGAAAAAAATGCGATCTTTGTTGTCTAATAGAACAAACACGAATACCTTAATTGAGTCGGTCAAGATCAAATCTGTTTATCAAAGTGCTTCTCCGATTGCTCAAGACATTTCTTTTCAACtgagaaagaaaacaagatcATTTCGTTCCATTTTTAGTAGAATAGTTAAGGATATTCCATTAGTAATGAAAAAAGGGGTTGAGGGGATCCGTATATGTTGTTCAGGTCGATCAGAAGGCGCAGAAATAGCTAGAACTGAATGCGGAAAGTATGGAAAAACATCTCATAATGTATTTAACCAGAAAATCGATTATGCTTCTGCGGAAGTATCTACTCGTTACGGAATCTCAG GCAGATGTAGTAGGGGTTGCAAACCAGACGGAACAAAACTTGGTTTTGGAAGATATGGCACTCAAAGTTGTAGAGCTGGGCGTCTTTCATATCGAGCCATTGAAGCAGCGCGTCGGGCTATAATCGGACACTTCCATCGTGCTATGAGCGGACAATCCCGAAAAAATGGTAAGATATGGGTAAGAGTTTTCGCAGATATCCCTATTACCGGGAAACCTACAGAAGTCAGAATGGGAAGAGGAAAAGGAAATCCTACGGGTTGGATTGCTCGTGTGTCCACGGGACAAGTCCTATTTGAAATGGATGGTGTGAGTTTGTCAAATGCTCGACAAGCCGCTACATTAGCGGCGCATAAACCATGTTCGTCAACCAAGTTTGTTCAGTGGTCGTAA